CTCAATACTATCTACTTTTCGGCCTATTAAATTTTCAAATTTTGCTCGATAGGGTTCATAATTTAAACCTCCAAATATAAAAAGGTTGAAGTTTTTAAAAATGTCGCCAACCTTTTTATCCGTCTTTTCTATGAGTCTTTCAAAATACATTTGTACCCATGACGGAATTCCCGAAATAATCGTCATATTTTCTGGTAAGGTCTCTTCGACAATAGCATCAACCTTAGTTTCCCAATCTTCAATACAATTAGTTTCCCAACTTGGTAATCTATTTTTTTGTAAATATTTTGGGACGTAATGCGCTACAATTCCCGAAAGTCGACCAAGTTGAATGCCTTTCTGCTCCTTCAAAATAGGACTTCCTTGAAGAAATATCATCTTACCATTTACAAACTTAGTTTTTCCTGTTTCATTGATATACATCAAGATGGCATTCCTAGCCGCTTCGACATGACTTGGCATACTCTCCTTTGTAATCGGAATATATTTTGAACCTGAAGTTGTCCCTGAAGTTTTTGCAAAATAGACGGGTTTTCCTTTCCAAAGTATATTTTCTTCACCTTCAACAACTCTATCTACATAGCTTTTTAAAGCCTCATAATCTCTTACCGGAACACGTTTAACAAAATCTTCGTGGTTATTGATACTTATAAAATCATGGTCTTTACCAAAAGCTGTACCAGCCGCATCAGAAATCAGTTGCTTAAAAACCTTTTCTTGAGTTTCGATAGGGTTTAGTGACCATTTTTTTATGCCTTTTGCGACAATCTTGGCAAATGGTTTTGCCGCTAATGCTTTTATAGAAATCATTATTGAAAATCAATAAAATTAGTTGGATCTATTGGATAACCTTTGCTCCAAAGCTCAAAGTGTAGATGAGGTCCTGTACTTAACTCACCTGTGTTTCCTGATAGAGCAATCACTTCACCAGCTTTAACTAAATCGCCCTGCTCTTTTGTTACAGAGCCATTGTGCTTATATACAGAAATTAGCTCATTGCTATGTTCTAAAATGATAACATAACCTGTAGAAACAGTCCACTCTGCAAAAATAACAATGCCATCTGCTGCTGCTTTTACGGGTGTAGTTTCAGGAATTACAACATCGACTGCAAAATGCTTTTCCTCTAGATTATAGCCTTCGGAAATGGTTCCATTTACGGGTGGAAATAATACAAAATTTGAGCTGTTGGTCTCAGAGTCAAATAAGTTGTACTTATCCTCTTTGTCAGCTTTTGCTCTAAGTAAAGAATCTTCTTTATTTGGAAAAATATCTTCAATATCCTCAGCTTTTGCGGCTTCTATGATTGAATCTCTG
This DNA window, taken from Winogradskyella sp. PC-19, encodes the following:
- a CDS encoding GH3 auxin-responsive promoter family protein; translated protein: MISIKALAAKPFAKIVAKGIKKWSLNPIETQEKVFKQLISDAAGTAFGKDHDFISINNHEDFVKRVPVRDYEALKSYVDRVVEGEENILWKGKPVYFAKTSGTTSGSKYIPITKESMPSHVEAARNAILMYINETGKTKFVNGKMIFLQGSPILKEQKGIQLGRLSGIVAHYVPKYLQKNRLPSWETNCIEDWETKVDAIVEETLPENMTIISGIPSWVQMYFERLIEKTDKKVGDIFKNFNLFIFGGLNYEPYRAKFENLIGRKVDSIELYPASEGFFAFQDKQNEKGMLLQLNSGMFYEFIEAEHFFQENPKRITIKDVKLGVNYVMIISTNAGLWAYNIGDTVQFTSTLPYRVIVSGRIKHFISAFGEHVIGKEVEEALNVAISNSNASINEFTVAPQINPEDGLPFHEWFIEFENEPEDFEIFSKTIDTSLQSQNSYYKDLIIGNVLQPLKITRIKKEGFKNYMKSIGKLGGQNKIPRLANDRKIAETLYETKMVK
- a CDS encoding M23 family metallopeptidase, with the translated sequence MAKKEKKKKQLKKKLLHKYRLVVLNEDTFEERYAIKLNRLNVFVLVALSGILLVSFTTILIAYTPLREYIPGYSSTSLKKKATELTYKADSLQQQLLFNDRYYASIKKVLTGDVSSAEFNRDSIIEAAKAEDIEDIFPNKEDSLLRAKADKEDKYNLFDSETNSSNFVLFPPVNGTISEGYNLEEKHFAVDVVIPETTPVKAAADGIVIFAEWTVSTGYVIILEHSNELISVYKHNGSVTKEQGDLVKAGEVIALSGNTGELSTGPHLHFELWSKGYPIDPTNFIDFQ